From one Rhopalosiphum padi isolate XX-2018 chromosome 2, ASM2088224v1, whole genome shotgun sequence genomic stretch:
- the LOC132922597 gene encoding E3 ubiquitin-protein ligase HECTD1 isoform X4 has product MADVDPETLLEWLNMGQGDERDMQLIALEQLCMLLLMSDNVDRCFEVCPPRSFLPALCRIFLDESAPDSVLEVTARAITYYLDVSAECTRRIVAIDGALKAICNRLVITDIFSRTNKDLAEQCCKVLELICTREAGAVFEAGGLSSVLLFISDVGSCVHKDTLHSAMTVVSRLCTKMEPNEASLPTCVESLSTMLKHDDSHVSDGALRCFASLSDRFTRRGIDPAPLAQHGLLNELILRLSSAAGPTVTNIGTPGLNANTSTTEVKSSQSISTVISLLTTLCRGSKSVSHDLFRSNLADAIEKALKGDERCCLDTMRLVDLLLVLLLEGRDAVSWSTVACTSNNPLLPKLRRLDSSAEKSQRHLIDCIRSKDTEALMEAVNSGAIDVNFVDEVGQTLLNWASAFGTQEMVEYLCSKGADVNKGLRSSSLHYAACFGRPSIAKILLKNGANPELRDEEGKTPLDKARERMDEGHREVAAILESPEWLMSSKNEIVQSNESKEPKGDPEMAAIYLKRLMPVFCHTFQSTMLPSIRRTSLSLIKKMVHYIKPDWLEDICRPDSPNNLAPLLVEVLATVLDNEEDDDGHVIALQTIYDLLNKCQDTFLDHFARLGVFCKVQQLIGPDSNSEVDNAQQIDSKNFQTEDAKEILPGHAYHWKDWFFCRGRDCLYAWNDYVVLELSNGSNGWFRFMINDKLSTMYSSGSPEGQPDTKNKTEFIEKYLKAKVFVKLNTVSQPILSTPGLNRIAVGNWILISKKDCELSIQNSDGLQQITTLIYGTNGFSFQSNRGNQHMFTALIPLKSDFTSGWETVKKANIVTATTESIGQKIRKQAQEIFDTFFKAAQAQPRGVVARLSKIVKAIELAIQNQSSVLKDSSNKDFWASALCKAVLNLKKLLMEDEGSVSAYEIYSSGLVEVLLKLLTISSLEQDDDVIELQKLRIDIFVKCFKEKKNEKGMETCASVLVQKLISVLESIERLPVYLYESPGAFHGLQILSRRIRFRLEKAVKETTLVDRTGRGLRMEPLTTVHQLEKHLLKMVAKQWYDHERVTYNYVKKLKDKNNIPMKFKHYYDFDKNGVLYWIGTNGKTSVDWVNPGQYGLMLVQSSDGRNLPYGQVEDILSRDSVAINCHTNDDSKAWFSIDLGLFIIPTDYTLRHARGYGRSALRNWLFQMSKDGTNWTTLYTHIDDTALNEPGNTATWSIEINDKEETQGWRHIRIQQNGKNASGQTHYLSLSGFEIYGNVTGVCEDLGKAAKEAEASLKRQRRMFKAQMYKQMVTGARVMRGIDWKWRDQDGNPPCVGTVTGDLHNGWIDVVWDHGVTNSYRMGAEGKYDLRLVSEPQPTSASSKIFKNIPNAALSSIMTRMSSSTPILPEASNDNNAIVSVTNTDQISSAENLAVKQAAQQFTDSIMSVMRMEPSAVTPPTTNSLDNSLRIVVHPTPSVDLATIVESTSNDETQQNIENNKKNSNCYEEEFLPALGRVKPTYRRSSVTSLVHTLQSIQIDTPPNNKVNSKEKPIIIMHHNTSDSSNTQTQDLSTDTIINNANNSAFNTEICSPNNSDLEKENKKEENRNNSSNHMSVSVPNLASNAPPRSQADIPLQKHLAETYAPYQKYRNFDRNNSHNNQTQAANNHMPQRVPTSVSSLVRLALSTNFPSGLLQTAQSYPSLSANNTSNNSCSITTIANRTFCVGEALTMSLASTSSDSEQVSLEDFLDSVRAPALFAELEDDEEIVEDDDIPDDDENEDEQEYEEVMVSRNLLSMEDEAFAAQQHAAIESIVGADRCGNPYKRRSWDDDYVLRREFTALIPAFDPRPGRTNVNQTSDLEVIAPPDDENDEIPDVFTENSSSINNQTSLPRIKLTLKGPNLPGIKDVEVELKDSNWTIFHAVQKLAQLADLGSRQEKSRRIWEPTYTIMYEELTNKDQVLSEDPDNQWDSDLPIFSTRTQLSNTGCTVDHVLQLLRQLHNLSINPMISLLKPYTDDFFEAHIKDDGELANSEIFNSKKMTNKLVQQIQDPLVLSSGALPSWCEHLNLSYSFLFPFETRHLYFNCTAFGPSRSIVWLQSQRENVERHRTGSSLPLRREEEYRVGRLKHDRVRIPRGENILAWGRQLMRAHIDRQTVLEVEFMGEEGTGLGPTLEFYSLIAAEFQRKDLCMWMCNDEMPEETRKCIWLEEGAKPPGYYVRRTGGLYPAPLPQDSPCCDRAVKHFWFLGMFLAKVLQDNRLIDLPLSLPFLKLLTKAKNNESGRVLNESDLFDIDEDQAMFIKDLNMLILAKEKILLDQSLSDEEKKEQIKNLQFQCGQTGKVHLENLSLSMIYLPSSYCFPFTYINLVEDGLSQDVNMDNVEQYVSLLTDFILETGIKRQMDALKAGFCRVFSNEKLNAFTPLEVRRMLCGQQEPEWTREDLLNYTEPKLGYNKESPGFLRLVNVLEQMNSEERKSFLQFTTGCSSLPPGGLANLYPRLTVVRKVDAGAGSFPSVNTCVHYLKLPEYPDELTLRERLLAATLEKGFHLN; this is encoded by the exons ATGGCTGATGTTGATCCAGAAACTCTTCTGGAGTGGCTTAACATGGGCCAGGGTGATGAACGAGATATGCAACTCATAGCATTAGAACAGTTATGCATGTTATTATTGATGTCTGATAACGTTGACAGATGTTTTGAAGT atgTCCACCCCGCTCATTTTTACCAGCACTTTGTCGGATATTTCTTGATGAAAGTGCTCCTGATAGTGTACTTGAAGTGACTGCTAGAGCAATTACTTATTACCTGGATGTATCTGCTGAATGTACTAGACGTATTGTGGCAATTGATGGTGCATTAAAAGCAATTTGCAATCGATTAGTAATTACAGATATATTTTCAAGAACTAATAAAGATTTAGCTGAACAATGTTGCAAA gTATTGGAACTAATATGCACTCGTGAAGCAGGTGCTGTTTTTGAGGCTGGTGGCCTAAGTTCTGTATTATTGTTCATTAGTGATGTTGGATCTTGTGTACACAAAGATACTCTTCATTCTGCTATGACTGTAGTTTCTAGATTATGTACTAAAATGGAACCAAATGAAGCATCATTACCAACTTGTGTTGAGTCTTTATCTACAATGCTTAAACATGACGACTCTCATGTTTCCGATGGTGCTTTGAGATGCTTTGCTTCATTATCTGATAGATTTACACGCCGCGGAATTGATCCAGCTCCTCTAGCACAACATGGACTTTTAAATGAATTGATACTTCGATTATCTTCAGCAGCTGGACCTACAGTAACAAATATAGGAACACCTG GCCTAAACGCAAATACTTCAACTACTGAGGTTAAATCTTCTCAATCCATATCAACAGTTATAAGCTTGTTAACTACTCTTTGTCGTGGATCTAAATCTGTATCTCat GACTTATTTAGATCTAACTTAGCTGATGCGATTGAAAAAGCTCTAAAAGGCGATGAaag atgttgTTTGGATACTATGCGTTTAGTCGATTTATTACTAGTGTTACTTCTTGAAGGACGTGATGCAGTATCATGGAGTACAGTAGCATGTACAAGCAATAATCCTTTATTACCAAAACTTCGACGTTTAGATTCTAGTGCTGAAAAATCTCAACGTCATTTAATTGATTGTATCAGAAGTAAAGATACGGAAGCATTAATGGAAGCTGTAAACTCTGGTG CAATTGATGTAAACTTTGTGGATGAAGTTGGTCAGACTTTACTAAACTGGGCTTCTGCATTTGGTACCCAAGAAATGGTAGAATATTTGTGTTCTAAAGGAGCTGATGTCAATAAAGGTCTTAGGTCATCATCATTGCATTATGCCGCTTGTTTTGGAAGACCATCTATAGCTAAAATTCTTCTAAAAAATGGTGCTAATCCAGAACTTCGAGATGAAGAGGGTAAAACTCCATTAGATAAAGCACGAGAAAGAATGGATGAAGGACATCGTGAAGTTGCTGCTATATTGGAATCTCCtg AGTGGTTGATGTCTTCCAAAAATGAAATTGTTCAGTCAAATGAATCCAAAGAACCAAAAGGAGATCCTGAGATGGCCGCAATTTATCTTAAACGTTTAATGCCTGTTTTTTGTCATACTTTTCAATCAACCATGCTACCATCGATCag AAGAACTTCTctttctttaattaaaaaaatggttcATTACATTAAACCAGATTGGCTTGAGGATATATGTAGACCTGATTCTCCAAATAATCTTGCTCCTTTGTTGGTTGAAGTACTTGCTACTGTTCTTGATAATGAG GAAGATGATGATGGACATGTCATTGCTTTACAAACCATTTATGACCTTTTGAATAAATGTCAAGATACGTTTCTTGATCATTTTGCACGTCTGGGAGTTTTTTGTAAAGTACAACAGCTTATTGGACCTGATAGTAATTCAGAAGTAGATAATGCCCAGCAAATtgattcaaaaaat ttTCAAACTGAAGATGCTAAAGAAATATTGCCAGGTCATGCATATCATTGGAAAGATTGGTTTTTCTGTCGTGGTCGAGATTGTCTTTATGCTTGGAATGACTATGTTGTCTTGGAGTTATCGAATGGTAGTAATGGATGGTTTAGATTTATGATCAATGATAAATTGTCTACAATGTATTCCAGTGGAAGCCCCGAAGGACAACCAGAtacaa aaaacaaaactgaatttattgaaaaatatttaaaagccaAAGTGTTTGTTAAGCTCAATACAGTGAGCCAACCAATTTTAAGTACTCCGGGTTTAAATAGAATAGCAGTTGGTAACTGGATCCTTATTTCAAAGAAAGATTGTGAACTTAGCATACAAAACTCTGATGGTTtacag caaaTTACTACATTAATATATGGAACCAATGGATTTTCTTTTCAATCTAATCGCGGTAATCAACACATGTTTACTGCTTTGATACCACTTAAAAGTGATTTTACCTCAGGCTGGGAAACAGTTAAAAAAGCAAATATAGTAACAGCAACAACTGAAAGTATTGGACAAAAG ATTCGTAAACAAGCACAAGaaatatttgatacatttttcaaaGCGGCTCAGGCTCAACCAAGGGGTGTTGTTGCAAGATTAAGCAAAATTGTTAAAGCCATTGAATTAGCCATTCAAAATcaa TCGTCTGTGCTAAAAGATAGCTCCAATAAAGATTTTTGGGCATCAGCTCTTTGCAAGGCAGTATTAAActtgaaaaaattgttaatggAAGATGAAGGTAGTGTTTCGGCATATGAAATATATAGCAGTGGTTTAGTTGAAGTTTTATTGAAACTTTTAACAATCAGTAGTCTTGAACAAGATGACGATGTTATAGAATTACAGAAACTCAGGATTGacatttttgttaaatgtttcaaa gaaaagaaaaatgaaaaaggaATGGAGACTTGTGCTTCTGTTTTAGTGCAAAAGCTGATATCTGTTTTAGAATCTATTGAAAGATTACCTGTGTATTTATATGAATCACCTGGTGCTTTTCATGGattacaa atattatcaaGACGTATAAGATTCCGTTTGGAAAAAGCTGTAAAAGAAACCACTCTTGTTGATCGTACAGGTAGAGGCTTAAGAATGGAGCCTCTAACAACTGTGCATCAACTTGAAAAACATCTACTAAAAATGGTTGCAAAACAGTGGTATGATCATGAACGTGTcacttataattatgttaagaaactcaaagataaaaataatataccaatgAAGTTCAAgcattattatgattttgataaaaatggtGTCTTATATTGGATTGGTACAAATGGAAAAACATCAGTAGATTGGGTTAACCCAGGTCAATATGGATTAATGCTAGTTCAATCTTCAGATGGTCGTAATTTACCATATGGTCAAGTAGAAGATATTCTAAGCAGGGATTCTGTTGCAATTAACTGTCATACTAATGATGATAGCAAGGCATGGTTTTCGATTGACTTaggattatttataattccaaCTGATTATACACTTAGGCATGCCAGAGGTTATGGCCGTTCTGCACTACGAAATTGGTTATtccaa ATGTCTAAAGATGGCACTAATTGGActacattatacacacacattgATGATACAGCATTAAATGAACCAGGAAATACTGCTACTTGGTCCATAGAAATAAATGATAAGGAAGAAACTCAGGGTTGGCGACATATTAGAATACAACAGAATGGTAAAAATGCATCAGGGCAAACACATTATCTCTCATTATCTGGTTTTGAGATTTATGGAAATGTTACTGGTGTATGCGAAGACTTGG GCAAAGCAGCTAAAGAAGCAGAAGCTAGTCTAAAACGTCAAAGACGTATGTTTAAGGCTCAAATGTATAAGCAAATGGTGACTGGTGCTAGAGTTATGCGTGGCATTGATTGGAAATGGAGGGATCAAGATGGAAATCCACCTTGTGTAGGAACAGTTACTGGAGACTTGCACAATG GTTGGATAGACGTTGTGTGGGATCATGGAGTTACAAACTCATACCGAATGGGTGCTGAAGGAAAGTATGATCTACGGCTAGTCAGTGAACCCCAACCTACATCTGCCT cttcaaaaatattcaaaaacattcCAAATGCAGCCTTATCTAGCATCATGACAAGAATGTCTAGTTCTACTCCTATTTTACCTGAAGCATCTAATGATAATAATGCTATTGTTTCTGTAACCAATACAGATCAAATATCTTCTGCAGAGAATTTAGCAGTAAAG caagCTGCACAACAATTCACTGATAGTATAATGTCAGTCATGAGAATGGAACCCTCTGCAGTTACTCCGCCAACTACAAATTCATTAGACAATTCACTTCGAATAGTAGTCCACCCAACTCCTTCTGTTGATCTCGCCACAATTGTTGAATCTACATCAAATG atgaaactcaacaaaacattgaaaataataagaaaaacagTAACTGCTATGAAGAAGAATTTTTACCAGCTTTAGGAAGAGTGAAACCAACTTACAGACGTAGTTCTGTTACCAGTTTAGTTCACACATTACAATCCATTCAAATTGATACACCCCCTAACAATaaa gtAAACTCAAAagaaaaaccaataataattatgcatcaTAATACATCAGACTCTTCCAACACCCAAACACAAGATCTATCTACTGATACTATAATAAACAATGCAAATAATTCAGCTTTTAATACAGAAATATGTAGTCCAAACAATTCGG atttagaaaaagaaaataaaaaggAAGAAAACCGAAATAATTCTTCAAATCACATGAGTGTTAGTGTTCCAAATTTAGCATCTAATGCACCACCTAGATCACAAGCAGATATTCCATTGCAAAAACATTTAGCAGAAACTTATGCTCCATaccaaaaatatagaaattttgATCGAAACAATAGTCATAATAATCAAACTCAAGCTGCTAATAATCATATGCCTCAACGGGTACCGACTTCAGTATCCAGTCTTGTTCGTTTGGCTCTATCTACTAATTTTCCAA GTGGTTTGCTTCAAACAGCACAAAGTTATCCTAGCTTATCAGCTAACAATACTTCTAATAATTCATGTTCTATAACAACTATTGCAAATCGGACATTTTGTGTTGGTGAAGCTCTAACTATGAGTTTAGCGTCTACATCAAGTGATAGTGAACAAGTCAGTTTAGAA GATTTCTTAGACAGTGTCCGTGCTCCAGCCTTATTTGCAGAACTTGAAGACGATGAAGAAATTGTTGAAGATGATGATATTCCAGATGATGATGAAAACGAAGATGAACAAGAATATGAAGAGGTAATGGTCTCCAGAAATCTACTAAGTATG GAAGATGAAGCATTTGCAGCCCAGCAACATGCTGCTATTGAAAGTATTGTGGGTGCTGATAGATGTGGTAATCCATATAAGAGACGTTCATGGGATGATGATTATGTGCTTAGAAGAGAATTCACAGCATTGATACCAGCCTTTGATCCTCGACCAGGGCGTACTAATGTCAACCAAACATCTGATTTAGAAGTAATTGCTCCACCTGATGACGAAAATGACGAAATTCCTGATGTTTTTACTGAAAATTCAAGTAGTATTAATAATCAAACATCATTACCAAGAATTAAGTTGACTCTAAAAGGACCTAATTTGCCAGGA ATTAAAGATGTAGAAGTTGAGCTTAAAGATTCTAATTGGACAATTTTTCATGCTGTTCAGAAGTTGGCTCAATTAGCAGACCTTGGTAGTCGTCAAGAAAAATCTCGGCGAATTTGGGAACCTACTTATAC aaTCATGTACGAAGAATTGACCAACAAAGATCAAGTACTTAGTGAAGATCCTGATAATCAATGGGATTctgatttacctatattttctaCGAGAACACAATTGAGTAATACAGGTTGCACTGTTGATCATGTACTTCAACTTTTAAGGCAGCTTCATAATCTTTCCATTAATCCAATGATCTCTTTACTTAAACCATACACTGATGACTTCTTTGAAG CACATATTAAAGATGATGGAGAGTTAGCAAacagtgaaatatttaatagcaaAAAAATGACTAATAAACTTGTTCAACAAATTCAAGATCCTTTGGTATTAAGTTCAGGTGCACTTCCATCTTGGTGTGAACATTTAAATCTTtcttattcatttttgtttcCATTCGAAACtagacatttgtattttaattgcaCTGCATTTGGGCCATccag atCTATCGTATGGTTACAATCTCAGCGAGAGAATGTTGAACGACATCGCACTGGTTCGAGTCTTCCTCTTAGACGAGAAGAAGAGTACAGAGTCGGTCGTTTAAAACATGATCGAGTCCGTATACCACGAGGTGAAAATATACTTGCATGGGGTAGACAACTTATGCGGGCTCACATTGATCGACAAACAGTATTAGAAGTTGAGTTCATGGGTGAAGAAGGTACCGGATTAGGTCCCACATTagaattttattcattaattgcTGCCGAGTTTCAGCGAAAAGATCTCT GCATGTGGATGTGTAATGATGAAATGCCCGAAGAGACCCGTAAATGCATTTGGCTTGAAGAAGGAGCAAAACCACCTGGTTATTATGTTAGACGAACGGGTGGACTGTACCCAGCACCATTACCTCAAGATTCTCCATGTTGCGATAGAGCTGTAAAACATTTTTGGTTCCTTGGCATGTTCCTAGCAAAAGTTCTTCAAGATAATCGTTTAATCGACCTTCCATTATCATTGCCATTCCTAAAACTTTTAACTAAAGCAAAAAATAATGA atccGGTAGAGTGCTGAATGAATCAGACTTGTTCGACATTGATGAAGATCAAGCAATgtttataaaagatttaaacatgttaattttggcaaaagaaaaaattttattagatcAATCATTGAGCGATGAAGAAAAAAaggaacaaattaaaaacttacaatTTCAGTGTGGCCAAACAGGCAAAGTGCACTTAGAAAACCTGAGCTTAAGCATGATTTACCTACCATCATCTTACTGTTTCCCATTTACCTACATTAATCTAGTTGAAGATGGTCTTAGCCAGGATGTTAACATGGACAATGTAGAGCAATATGTTAGTTTATTGACCGATTTTATATTGGAGACGGGAATCAAGAGACAAATGGATGCACTAAAGGCAGGTTTTTGTCGTGTATTCTCAAACGAAAAGTTAAATGCATTTACTCCACTTGAGGTTAGACGAATGTTATGTGGCCAACAAGAACCAGAATGGACTCGTGAAGATCTATTGAACTACACTGAACCCAAATTGGGGTATAATAAagaaag tcCTGGATTTTTACGTTTGGTGAACGTTTTGGAACAAATGAACTCGGAAGAACGTAAATCATTCTTACAATTTACTACTGGTTGTTCGTCATTACCACCAGGAGGTTTAGCCAATCTATATCCAAGGCTAACTGTGGTCCGTAAAGTTGATGCTGGTGCAGGTAGTTTTCCATCAGTAAACACTTGCGTCCATTACTTGAAATTACCAGAGTATCCTGATGAACTTACATTGAGGGAACGCTTGTTGGCTGCAACACTTGAAAAAGGTTTCCATCTCAACTAA